The genomic interval CTATGGGCATGTTTTATATGTTCATCTAGCTCAATTTTATTGCGCGCAACCAGACCACATATATCGCATCTTTCTCCCTCACTTGCTATCTTGTGTACAGAATTTTCTTTGGATACTTGACTTTGGTCTATATTAGGTAAATCTGATCCTGGATCCGAACCCATGTCAAAAATATTCAAGCCTGAATATTAAACCTTATCTCTCTCATGCGCATTTAAGGAGGTTTTGCTTGAACTGTGAGCCAGTTTGTACTTGAATTTGTAGACATTTATCCACATCAAACTCTGCCACCATAAGGTTAGATCGTACCTAACAGCAACCTATCCTCTCCATATCTGTCTAAACGATTTTCAAAAAACCATCTAAAATACAAATTATCGTATATATTGAAATTGAAGATCATTTTTCTACTAGAAATTTTACAACTGATAAAATAGTTTGGTGTCAATTTGTTTGCAGTCTATGAGATTGATCTTGACTCTATCTCCTATATTGATAATATTGAGTATTTTGAGTATCTATAGTATAGCGACATCAGGTATGATTCCATACGCCAATTCCTCTGATGATAACAATAATGAAATGCCCGACTATCTCGATAAAACGTCTAATCAAGTACCAATAGCAAACACTCATGTAGACATAGTAAAGAGTTTTAAGAATTCATCTGGATTTTATAAGATAGATGGAACATTAGAAAACCAAGATGCGATAATTCTTACGGATATCCAAGTCACAAAATATTATAAGATCCCTTCAGTAAATGATACTACTTTGATATGTTTTGAGCAAAAAATTGTAAATTGCCAATACAAATCAATCGATAATCAGTTACCGTCAAAAAGTTTTTTCTTAAACATGCCACCACTACTACCGACAACACAAACGAGCATCAATTCTAATTAACAACCATTATTATGTCACAACCATGAACTTACACCAATCATATGAATATACTTATTTTAACTCTAAACTATACTAGAGCATTGTCTTTCTCCTCATTTTCCTTTGCATTTTGAAGTTCTTTTTGTGGATACTAAAGGTCGGAAATTAGGAAATTTACTTTGAGTAGAGATTAATTTAAATAGCAAATAAAGAATATTGGGTTCAAAATATTCTTTAGCAAACTAAGTTTACTATAAAATAGATATCATATACTTCACAATAACAAAAGGGTAGGTGAAAGATGCTTCAAATAAGCATTTAATTTCCAAAAATTAAGTTATTAGATAGATCTGAAATAAATATGAAATTACAAATTATAAGTGGAAAAGTTTTCTTCATTCTTTCAAGCATTATGTATGCATTAATAAGATTCTTGATGTATAATTTAGCTCACATTTTTCGGAAAAAGATCTATGGATATTCAAACCGTCAATAACCAGGAGATCTTAACCATAACTACTCATTATTTGAAAAGAAACTATGTTTCAAACAGACCGAATTAATTCTAATACAGCTAACTTTCAACATAAAAAATAGTGACTAAGAACTACGAATTATGCCCCTTATTTTCTCTTTCATCTCAGATGTCATGTCCTCTTCTTTCATATTGTGATCTTTTTTGGCATGCTCCATTCCGTTCTTCAATACTTCTTCTTCAGTTTCGCCTTTGACTATGAAGTCACAATCAAATCCTGCTTCTCTACAGTTTATTGTTTTCATTAATTAACAATCAAGATACTATCTTATAACTGCCATGATAAAACCTGTCTCTCAAGTAGATTTTTTCACTAGTATTAGTGCTTTTTTTCTTTAATAGTTATATTAATTCCTTGCCAAAACTATAATACATGTGTTATCATTAATGTACTTAATTATGAAAAGCAATGCTGAATCAAATAGTAAACCTAATTCCAATTCACATGAACTGGAGTTAGACCATATAGCATTCTATGGTAGAACTCTTTTTGAGTATCAGTTATTTTTTTGGCATAGATAAGTCAATATTGCTTAAGAGAGATAACAAGATTCTAGATTGTCCCTCTGGTGCGTCATCTTTTGTAGCCGAAGCAAACTTACTAAGAGCTAATGTAACAGGATGCGATCCCCTCTATAATAATAGTTACATTAATTTACTTAACAAAGGTCTAGAGGATATTCAATACGTTATTGATAAAGTAAAATTATCTTCTCAACTATACAGCTGGGATTTTTACAAATCTATAGAATGCTTGAGACAATCACGAATTCTAGCGCTATTGGGATTTATATCGGATTACTCTAAGGAAAGTTTACGAGAGGAAAAGCGATACGTAAAAGCAGCACTGCCAAAGTTACCCTTTGATAGTAAGAGCTTTGCCCTAGTGTTAAGTGGTCATTTCTTATTTACATACGCAAATAAATTTGATGTTCAGTTTCATTTATCCTCCATTTTGGAAATGATTAGAGTTAGCAGAAATGAAGTAAGAATATATCCATTGCAACAAGGAATGATATCACAACCATACATTCAAACAGATGAACTACTTACTTGTTTAAAAAAAGAGCATATAAGATACGAAATCATTACGGTGCCATTTGAGTTTCAGAAAGGTAGCAACAAAATGCTACGTTTAATTCATTAGACATGAATATTGCAATATTCAAACCGTCCATATTCCTCGATAACATTTTTTATATATGATGAGATCGTATTTCTAATCGTCTTGTTTATAAATGGAAACTTCATCAGCGCAGATGAGGTTTAATATTATTGTCACAAATCTAAACTTGGTCATACCGCACATGGAAAGGATGTAAAAGAAAGTTAATTAATACTATAATTAATACAATATTCCACTGTTAACAGATTTGTTGGGTGTTTTTTTGGATGAAGGCTATTAATCATGAGGTCATTACATAAGTTGGTGGGAAATGATTTGAATGATTACGAGTTTTATGAGAATTTGAACGTATCTTGTGAAAAATGTGCGAATGATAAAGCCTACTTGTGGTTTGATAAAAACGAGAAGGTCTATTTGATTAGTTGTGATAGGTGTGGCGTCAATGAGAGAAATGAGAAGGCAGCATCGACAACTACTGCAAAGAACAAAAAACAAATGTTTTGTTGTGAAGGTTTTAAAGAATTCTCAAATGAAGAATTATACATTGATAAAAATCCAAGAGTGTTTGAGGTCA from Candidatus Nitrosocosmicus hydrocola carries:
- a CDS encoding class I SAM-dependent methyltransferase gives rise to the protein MLKRDNKILDCPSGASSFVAEANLLRANVTGCDPLYNNSYINLLNKGLEDIQYVIDKVKLSSQLYSWDFYKSIECLRQSRILALLGFISDYSKESLREEKRYVKAALPKLPFDSKSFALVLSGHFLFTYANKFDVQFHLSSILEMIRVSRNEVRIYPLQQGMISQPYIQTDELLTCLKKEHIRYEIITVPFEFQKGSNKMLRLIH
- a CDS encoding DUF1059 domain-containing protein, producing MKTINCREAGFDCDFIVKGETEEEVLKNGMEHAKKDHNMKEEDMTSEMKEKIRGIIRSS